The Salvelinus sp. IW2-2015 linkage group LG4q.2, ASM291031v2, whole genome shotgun sequence genome includes the window CTGCAGTCACAGGAGAAGGACGCGAGGATGCAGAGCGGAAGGCTCCAGGAGCTCCAAGGCCAGCTGGACCAGGCTAGGAGAGACCTGACCGACAGAGACAGGACCCTGGGCAAGAGCATAGATGATCTTAGCAAGGCTACCACTCAGCACGAACAAGCTGTCGCCAAGGTAGGGGATATATGgagtattaaaaaatgtaataatttgcTAATGCATTCCTGTTGTGTTTTTGAGGGCTGTTTTGACCACAAGAAAATGTATGAATCATTACTGTGCCTCCTCCCAGTGTGTGTCAATGGAGCAGAAATTGAAACAGGTCTCTGAGGAGATGTCCTGCCAGAGGCACAACGCTGAGAGCTGCAGACGAGCTCTGGAACAGAAGGTCAAGGACCAGGAGAAGGAGAGCCAGAAGGTCTGCTCCATTTGTCCTCTGTTCTTTCAGACTTTGTAGTTACAATTAATACTGTGAATCCACCTGTGGCAACTTCAATCTCTGTTacccatgtttttatttttttgtggaaCAGCTGTTGCTGAAGGGAGGTGtataaatgtatgttttcttgtgtttgtgtgtaggagcTGTCCCACCTCCAGAGCAGCCACCACGCCTTAGAGCAGCAGTTTAACCAGACCAAGACCAAGCTGAACCAGGAGATACAGCAAGCCAAGAAAGACCACAACATCCTGCAGGCTGAGATGGACAAGGTAATGTAAAACGTTGTGATTATGGGCCGGAGTTATTCATTTCTACACGTCACTGACAACCACTCAAAGTTCACTTCCTGTTACCAAGTATGTCACTTCCCTCTCTGCCAGGTGTCATGCCAGAGGAGCCAGCTGGAGAGAGACCAGGAGGAGCAGAAACAGAAGCTGCTGAGGTCAGAACAGAGCCAACAGGCCAGCCAAAACAAGGAGCAGGACCTCAGGAAGAAATTTGAGGTGGGCCATGATTCATGGAATTTCTCTTTAAACCTATTATGTATTCTTCTGTAACGTGTTAATTTGTGGGGAAATGTGCTggacaaattttttttttaaacacaatgaaaccacacacaccaaaaaaaataaactattttaaTATACGCACACAATGTTTCACCCCTAGCCTGGGTGGTCATTAAGGACATTGGATGTCCTCTATCTTGGAACCAGAGGTAATCTGACTGTTGTGTTTTTAACTTGTCCAggagctgcagagagagaagaacattgTGAGCGCCCAGCTGGACCAAGGTAGCAAGAGGCTGTctcagctggaggaggagaggaagacctCCGAGCAGAACCTCAAACGCACCCAGAGCATGCTGGATGACTTCAGAGGTAGGTTGTTGGTtttgtttaacatttatttatccaggtacTCATTGATATAAAATCTCTTGTTTAAGGGAGACTTTGTGCATGGTTTCCAAACCTATCGATTATGATTTAGCAATGTAAAAGTAATGTTTTAAATCCTGTTTGATGTGGAATGAGCTCATTTTCATTCCATGCCTTGTCATTTCTATGGTTTTGGCTTCCCCACATTAGATGTTGTTTCTTTGTGTCTGTTGTTCAACAGCCAAAAATGAAGGTCAGTCCGAAGAGCTGAAAGGACTTGTCACTAAACTTGAAAGCCAGACCAGATCGTCAGCCCAAGATCTAGAGAACCTAAAGAAAACGCTCGCAGACGCAGAGACCAAGAATGACAAGACTCAGAGTGAACTGAATACCcaaaaacaggaagtggaacagatcacaaacaaacacagagctcTGGAGAAGGAGATCCAGGAACTGAAGACAACCCTGACCACCACTCAGAGCGAGTTTGTGCAGCTGAAGAAGGAGTACGAGACACTTCAGGGATGGAAAACGGAGAAGGAGACGCTCGTTAACGAGACTGAGGCTGTGCAGCAAGGCTTTGCCGACAAAATCACTGAGCTGGAGAAGAGTCTGGGCTCGTTGAACGACGATAACAGAGGTCTAAAGGAGCAGCTGAAGACTCTGGAGGCTGAGAAGGCTTGTCTATCGGGGCAGATTGACTCCCTGAAGGGAGAACTCCTCAACAAGTGTACCGACCTGGAGGAGAAGGGCTGCATGTACGAAGAGCTTCAGAAACAGCTGGTGGAGTCTGACCAGAAACACTCAAAAAACCTGGAAAACGTTGGTTTGCAGGTGACCCAGCTCGAGGGACAAGTGAAGGACATGGAGTCCAGGCTGCAGGTGGAGACTGGCAGGGCGAAGCGGGCCGAAATGTTTCACACTGAGCTCCAGGAGCAGTACCAGGCGGCCTGCGACCTGGCCCGGTCCAAAGATGCTCTGGTAGAGTTAGGCCAGAGCGAAGCAGCCCAGCTCAGGGAGAGCCTGGCTCAGACCACGGCCCTACAGGAGGAACAGCTGGCCAGGTTTACCCAGGAGAAGACCGCCCTCCTGAAGGAGTGTGAGGAAAGCGTAGCATCGAAGGCAGACGAGGTTGAGCAGGCCAAGCTGAGTCTGGTTAAGATTCAGCAGGAGCTGCCGTTCCTCCAGGACCAGGTGTCTTCACTGGAGTCCAACCTGAAGATCCAGAAAATTTTGGGTGTTAAACTACAGGCCAAGTATGACAACATTGTCAATACTAAAGAGGATCTTGTGCAGAAGCTTTCCGAGGcagaaaagagaggggaaagtCTTCAGGGTGAAGTCAATAGCCTCTCAGAGCAGGCGAAAACTGTTGGCTCTCTACAGGAGCGCTGTGATAATCTGACGGCTGCGGCACAGGAGTCCATAAGCGCTCTGCAGAACATGACCGAGACCCTGACCCagactgagacagagctgcagaaACTGAGAGACGTAGTTGAGAAACTAGAGGCTCAGGTGAACGAAGCTGAGACCAAGGCCTCAGATCTTGAGAGGGAAAAGGCAGAGATGGCAGAGAAAGTAGAGAAAATCCAGAGGGAAGCTGAAGAGGTTTCTGTGAAGTATCAAAGCCTTCAGGACtcccaggaagaggagaggaagggtttGCTGAAGCAGATCTCTACATTGAAGGACAGACTCGCTGAGAATAATGCTGCTTCCACCCAGCTGTCTTCTGACCTGAATAACTCCCTGGAAGCTCTGCAGAAGACCCACTCGGCTGCCGTGGAGCTCAACTCCAACCTGGAGAGCAGCCTGGTGGAGAAAACAAACCTAATCTCTTCTCAGGAGATGCAAGTCAAAGAGCTCTCAGAGAGACTCCGTAAGGAAGCCGAGAGCCATGTCACAGAGCTGGAGACTTACCTCCAGAAACAAAGAGGCCTGAAGGAGCAGCTTGAGATTGTAAAGAGCCAGCTGGAGAGTAAAAGCCAGGAGGCAGCCGAGGCTAAGGAGAAATGGGAGAAGGCCTCACTAGAACTGTCTAAGCTGAGAGAAGATTTGTCTTCTGCCAGAAACGGTGTCGATGAGAAAGACCGTAAGATTAAGAGtctgaaagagaggttgaaccagGCTGAGTCTGAACAAGACAAAGCTACCGACGCCCTGAAAGAGAAGGTCATCAGCATGAAGAAGATCAAGGTCCAGCTGGAGATGCTTCAGATGGACCTGGAGGACAACGAGGCCTGCATGAACACCTTTGACACCCAGATAGAGGAGCTTAAAGGAACTGTGGAGGAACTCAGAGGAACCGTGGCCTCTCTGAAcgggagactggaggagagcgTGACGCAAAGGGGCACCTTGGAGACCGAGCTGGGCTCTGTCAAAGAGCAGCTGTCTGAGAAGAGCTGTGAAGTCACCCAGATGACAGCAACTCTTGAAGACACTCGCCAGCAGATGCAGGCTGCCTTGTCCACAGCAGGTTTAGTGGAATCACTCCAGGCCACTGTTGATGGGCTGATGGAGACCCTGGAGGAGGAGGTTAGAAAACACGGCCAACTGGAGATGGACATCATTCAGCTCACTGTGGAGAAGGAGCAGTTGACTGTGGGGAGGGAGCAGTTGACCGTGGGGAGGGAGCAGTTGACCGTGGAGAGGGAGCAGTTGACCGTGGAGAGGGAGCAGTTGACCGTGGTGAGGGAGCAGTTGACCGTGGAGAGGGAGCAGTTGACCGTGGAGAGGGAGCAGTTGACCGTGGAGAGGAAAGCAGGTTGACCGTCGTGAGAGGAGCAGCTGTGACCGTGGAGAGGGAGCAGTTGACCGTGGAGAGGGAGCAGTTGACCGTGGAGAGGGAGCAGTTGACCGTGGAGAGGGAGCAGTTGACCGTGGAGAAGGAGCAACTTGAGGCTGACTTGCAGAGGCACAGTCTGAACGCTGGGGATGAGAGGGAAGCGGTCAAACAGGAGAACGAGTGTCTCCAGCGTACGCTACAGAGCCTGGCGGAGAACTACGAGGCTGTTCAGTCTGCGTTTGAGAGAGCGACCCGGCAGAGCGAGGACGAGGCCAGAGAGAGGATCGGAACGTTTGAGAGGGAACAAACCGAGCTCCAGCAGAGACTGAGCGGACTGCAGGGTGAACTAGCCCTGTTCAAGGAACACTATGACAGCCTGATGACTCAGGTAAATCGGAAAGTGGGAGAGCTAATTGTGTATGTAATTTGGGGATTTAGTTTTTAGTGTTTATTTTACAAGGCaggtcaaattcttatttacaacgatggcctgTATTGTATAGGTCCTTGgaagtaaaatgtattttgtaaatgtattataattattatgaCAGGCAAGCCAGCAGCAGTCTCTCATAGAGCAGCTTCAGACCAAGAGAGACCAGAAGGTCTCTACAGGAGAGGCGGACGGACCGACTTCCAGACAGACGTCAGGCTCTTTCTTCAACGTCAGCTTACCCGTAAAAGAAGATACCGTGGAGATGAAACCAACAGgtttgttgatgatgatgatatgataagaCATTGAATTTCTAGTAGTTATGCTTTCCATTTACATAAATCTTGatgttaatataatatatgcTTCGGGTTCACAAGGATTTACTTTATTTCATTGATCTCATCAGCTGAGCAATCAGATGACCTCCACAACTCTGAGGTACCTCTACAGGCAGGAAGTGACGGCAACGAGGAGCCAGCTGTAGATTTCAGTGACTGCATGGATAAAGTCCCTGTAGAGCAGCAGATAGCGCTCAGTGAAAGCCTAGATAATGATGATGTGACCCTCAGCGGTGAACATCCAGCAGTCTCTGAAACTCTCCGTGACCAGGACCAGCTGGCCCAGAGCAGGGAGGCGCTCAGAAAGCTAGAGGAGGAGCTACAGACCCTCCACTCCCAGCTTGACCTCGCTACCTCTGAGATGACCCTCAGGAAGGAGCTGTGCTCTGAGCTGGAGGTCAAAGTTGAAGAGTTAGAGGTGAAGGTCCaacagatggaggaggagaggtgtggtgCTGCAGAGAAGATTAGCGCTGCTATAGTGGAGAGACGGACGCTAGGTTGGTTTTTAACTAAACACTATCTCTCCTTTGTTGACCCACCCGCCCCCCTCCCtaatataaacaaacaaacaccataCTGTTGTATTTGTCTTTCTTGCACTAACACTTACTAGCACTGATTTGGCTTATAGCTGCTTTTATGTGGAAGGTTTCTACTCTCAATAAAGTTGATACGTGATTGTCTTACTGCATTAAACTAAGGTTGGTAACTAAgttcctctggataagagccgaCGTTAAATGACCAATATGTCAAAAAAAGGTTGCTGTCTCAGTCTTTTGTCCTGTGTATTATGTTTACTCTCAAGGGTGTTTTAATGATGAcaataacatgtatttattatCAGGTGACCAGATCTCAGAGTTGACAGAGGAGTCAGAGTCCCTGAGACTGGCGCTGCAGACCTCTAAATGTCAGCTGTCTGATGTCATGGAGATGCTGGAGACGCTGGAGCTGGCCAAAGGTAAGGACCAGAAACCCAAATTGTGGAACTCTGGAAATGACAAATTCTATTATCTAATTTTATCTTTGTAATATGCCTCATTTTAATAGTGCTAGCATCTAATTGGTTTAATTTTTAGTGCTTTAGGCAAATGTATAGAATGTGaaaagctttttattttatttatgaattAATGAAGATATGATTCTTCCATCCTGAAGGTGGTTGGAGCGAGAGGTTCTTCCAGGTGGAAAGCGAACTGAAGAGGGTTCGTTCTGAGAAGGCAAATCTGGAGAAACACATCCTCTCCATGGAGGCTGATTTGGAGTGCCTGACAGAGCAGAAGGTCAcgctggagagggagatggaggctaGCCGCAAAGCTAAATGTGACCTGGCCCAGCAGCTGGCCACCCTCACCTCAGAGAACGGACAACTCAGACAGGAGCTAGTGTCCTGCAGCGAAGATAGAGATGAGCTGGAACAGTCAGTGGCACAGTGGAAGGATAAGGCAGAGAGTCTGGAGAAGACAAACGTGGATACTAGAGAGGTTATTAAGATCTTAGAGGAAGATATCAGAAACGGGAAGAGGGAATCTGATGTGACGTCCGCTAACCTGGAGAGTCTGCAGAAGGAGAGAGGTCAGCTGGTGCTGCAGTGTCAGACGCTAGAGAAGACCATCACCCTGCAGAGCGGGGAAAAGGACAACCTGATTAACCAACTGAACAGCTTCAAAGATAACCAGAGCTCTGCGAGCAGAGACACTGAGTCCATGGCCTCTAAGATCCAGTCTCTGGAAGGGGAGATATCTAGACTAGCTCAGTCTCTGGAGTCTTCTCTActagagaaaggagagatagcCTCACGCCTCAACTCAACCCAGGAGGAGGTGGCCCAAATGAGGTCGGGCATCGAGAGGCTCCAGGTCCGCATAGAGTCCgacgagagaaagaaaaaacacaTGAGCGAACTGCTGAATGCTGCCCGGAGGAAAGCTGATGCTCTTCAGGACCAGATTGAcaaacaggagagggagagggaagacgCTGACCAAAACCTAGAGGAGGCTGTGCTTCAGGCCGAGACGGCCATGGCTCAACTGGAAGagttggaggaagagaagaaggaacTGGCCAGGAAGATTGAGGAGATGACCGCCGAACTGGACAGCCTGAGAAATGAGAAGGAGAGGCTTGAGGGAGCGCTCTCCCTGAAGAACGCAGAGATTGAGGAGCTGAAGGCAGCAAACCGAGCTGCCACTGAGGaactggagagagggatgagagaggcgGAGGACAAACAGAGGGCAATGGTGGAAGAGTTACAGGCCCAGCTTGGCTCTGTGAGCTCTGAGCTGCAGAAATGCAGAGAAGAcctggggggagagaaggagagaaggcgGTCTCTAacggaggaatgggagaaagagCGCGAGAGGCTGCAGTACTTAGTAGGTGAATGGAAGACTGAGGGGGAGAGGCTGGAGAAAGAGGTGGATCGCCTGCAGGCTTTGGAGGTCGAgcggcagaaggagagagagatgctgacTCTGAGACTGCAGGAGGACCTGGAGGCACAGCAGAACGAGATGGGGGACATCAGAGAGAACAACAACACCCTGCAGCAAGAGATGGAGAAGCTGCAGGCGCTACTGTCGGAGTGGGAGCAGAAAGAACAGGCTCGGTCTGCAGAGAGACTAGAACTACAGCAGCAGGCAGAAAGCTACAAGGTCAGTGGTTTTCTATAGTTCTATTGATATCATGTAGAATAGCCTATATTCTTAGTATTTGGGGTTTTCATTCATCCATACGAGACTGGAATGATCTTGGTACTTTGTACTTTTCAACCATGGTTAATGTGTTGGAAACAGAGACGTGTTCACCTGTGCCAGTCTTCTGGTTTAGCAATGCAGTGTGTCAGTCACACTATGTATGTCCTCTTTCTAACACACTACGGACTCCTCCCTAGTTATCCCTGGAGGAGGTTACCTCAGAGAAGGAGGTGCTGAAGggacagcaggaggaggaggtggcagCCCTTAGGGGTGAGCTGACCTCGGAGCAGGAGGTGCTGAGGGGACAGTTGGCTGCAGcggaggaggaggtcagaggtcatctgTCAGAGCTGAGCAGCCTGAGAACCAGAATGGAGGAGCTCAGCACTACCATCACACAGCAGGACAGCAGCAAACAGGTATACAGCCCTTGTCACATTGTTGCTTTATGGCCTGGAAATTCATTGCATTAAATTAGGAGTGAAAACcccttgaaaatgtattacttttttcTGTGAGTGATTATTATGGTGACTAATATTATTTATCTGTGTCCTGTCTGGAGGTATCTGAGCTGAGCTCCAGAGTGGCCCGTCTGTCTAAGGAGAGGGACTCAGCCCTCAGTAAGGTTAACCTGTGGATGAACTCCTGTAAACAGCTGgagaaggagtgggaggctcTTGTACTGGAGACCCAGCAACTACAGGCCAGCCAGACACCAGGTACCATTATCTACTACATTATCATCAATAATAAATATCATTGATATATGAAAACAGTAGGTGCCGAAGAATTAAACCTTGGGGAACCCCACATGAATACTTACATTATTTGAAACAagtggtggaaaatgtacccaatatgtaatacttgagtaaaagtaaagatacctttaatagaacatttctcaagtgaaagtcacccagtaaaacactacttgagtaaaactatttggttttaaatatacttaagtatcaaaagtaaatgtaattgctaaaatatacttaagtattggaAGTAAATTGTAAATTGCAAACCAGGCGGcaccatgtatttatttattttatttacggatagccaggtgcacactccaacactcagacataatttacagtgcatttggcaGGGATACAAACATTtgccgttttgaatccaaaataggtgacctacatGATTCGTGTCGATCCGATGAgaaagttgggggggggggggggtgctttgaATCACTAAGGCTCAGCCAAACAttcacataacaacagaatgcaaCGCGACTGAAGAGAAGAGATTctctagttacagcatcagcttTGTAAAGTCGAGAGTATAAAGGCAGTTTGGCAGTTAACAGCAGCGCGTCCCCTGAACCATAACCAAGAGGTAAcgttaggtgagaagcctgaccacggagaccAGGGGTAAGAAGGTGATGaaagcgtacttcatgagctgtaaccgaaaaacaactggcatttggaaagtttgaggtgagggagaaagtgtggtggaacaagtattgttagcattgttaagtaacGTTATCCTGCCAGCTTGATCGAATtatctgttagctagccagagaaatgttgaacaacattagccaacttaactgAACAAATAATTTAGTTTATGGTGTGACAATTCCAGGCTAATAACGTCAGACAGCTaacgccagctagctaacgttacaacatcagatgagctaacgttgTAAACCaaaccaattcgctatagtattaactggtctACGACTCCTTGCCGTTTCTCACTTGCGTTAGTTTCTTACTGGACTTGGTAATCtggtgtgaaatgttaactagctaacaaactaactaatatctgtgaactaatgttttccctctacagtatgtggttaattttcagaatgagagagtTAGGTGAAAATAAGGCGTTtgttgttaaaacttcttgacgcacggatccctttagcgggatcattttcgtaaacaaccgctgaattgcagagcgccaaatccccaaaaatacaa containing:
- the cenpf gene encoding LOW QUALITY PROTEIN: centromere protein F (The sequence of the model RefSeq protein was modified relative to this genomic sequence to represent the inferred CDS: deleted 2 bases in 1 codon; substituted 1 base at 1 genomic stop codon) gives rise to the protein MSWVVEEWKDGLSGKALQKIQEIEGQLDKLKKERTQKQFQLDSLEAALQKQKQKVDSEKSEASAIKRENQALVESCDAVEKARQKATHDLGVKVQQVSNLEGQLSTSKKTIERLEQELRKYKNEKDRSQPSHSSDLQSYSTPQKTFATPAATPSYRQHDSRLEDLQERYNQEVEERKRLEAELKITQVKLLNQSSVSHKDIATRQQAGSSIFPWQQQDKNRQSQGTIETPLARRAGGGTSAGGFLWNTEDTPIKSIQRISTSVSQFDSDGSSQQMEQLRMLNQELKSKVSELEQRLQSQEKDARMQSGRLQELQGQLDQARRDLTDRDRTLGKSIDDLSKATTQHEQAVAKCVSMEQKLKQVSEEMSCQRHNAESCRRALEQKVKDQEKESQKELSHLQSSHHALEQQFNQTKTKLNQEIQQAKKDHNILQAEMDKVSCQRSQLERDQEEQKQKLLRSEQSQQASQNKEQDLRKKFEELQREKNIVSAQLDQGSKRLSQLEEERKTSEQNLKRTQSMLDDFRAKNEGQSEELKGLVTKLESQTRSSAQDLENLKKTLADAETKNDKTQSELNTQKQEVEQITNKHRALEKEIQELKTTLTTTQSEFVQLKKEYETLQGWKTEKETLVNETEAVQQGFADKITELEKSLGSLNDDNRGLKEQLKTLEAEKACLSGQIDSLKGELLNKCTDLEEKGCMYEELQKQLVESDQKHSKNLENVGLQVTQLEGQVKDMESRLQVETGRAKRAEMFHTELQEQYQAACDLARSKDALVELGQSEAAQLRESLAQTTALQEEQLARFTQEKTALLKECEESVASKADEVEQAKLSLVKIQQELPFLQDQVSSLESNLKIQKILGVKLQAKYDNIVNTKEDLVQKLSEAEKRGESLQGEVNSLSEQAKTVGSLQERCDNLTAAAQESISALQNMTETLTQTETELQKLRDVVEKLEAQVNEAETKASDLEREKAEMAEKVEKIQREAEEVSVKYQSLQDSQEEERKGLLKQISTLKDRLAENNAASTQLSSDLNNSLEALQKTHSAAVELNSNLESSLVEKTNLISSQEMQVKELSERLRKEAESHVTELETYLQKQRGLKEQLEIVKSQLESKSQEAAEAKEKWEKASLELSKLREDLSSARNGVDEKDRKIKSLKERLNQAESEQDKATDALKEKVISMKKIKVQLEMLQMDLEDNEACMNTFDTQIEELKGTVEELRGTVASLNGRLEESVTQRGTLETELGSVKEQLSEKSCEVTQMTATLEDTRQQMQAALSTAGLVESLQATVDGLMETLEEEVRKHGQLEMDIIQLTVEKEQLTVGREQLTVGREQLTVEREQLTVEREQLTVVREQLTVEREQLTVEREQLTVERKAGXPVRGAAVTVEREQLTVEREQLTVEREQLTVEREQLTVEKEQLEADLQRHSLNAGDEREAVKQENECLQRTLQSLAENYEAVQSAFERATRQSEDEARERIGTFEREQTELQQRLSGLQGELALFKEHYDSLMTQASQQQSLIEQLQTKRDQKVSTGEADGPTSRQTSGSFFNVSLPVKEDTVEMKPTAEQSDDLHNSEVPLQAGSDGNEEPAVDFSDCMDKVPVEQQIALSESLDNDDVTLSGEHPAVSETLRDQDQLAQSREALRKLEEELQTLHSQLDLATSEMTLRKELCSELEVKVEELEVKVQQMEEERCGAAEKISAAIVERRTLGDQISELTEESESLRLALQTSKCQLSDVMEMLETLELAKGGWSERFFQVESELKRVRSEKANLEKHILSMEADLECLTEQKVTLEREMEASRKAKCDLAQQLATLTSENGQLRQELVSCSEDRDELEQSVAQWKDKAESLEKTNVDTREVIKILEEDIRNGKRESDVTSANLESLQKERGQLVLQCQTLEKTITLQSGEKDNLINQLNSFKDNQSSASRDTESMASKIQSLEGEISRLAQSLESSLLEKGEIASRLNSTQEEVAQMRSGIERLQVRIESDERKKKHMSELLNAARRKADALQDQIDKQEREREDADQNLEEAVLQAETAMAQLEELEEEKKELARKIEEMTAELDSLRNEKERLEGALSLKNAEIEELKAANRAATEELERGMREAEDKQRAMVEELQAQLGSVSSELQKCREDLGGEKERRRSLTEEWEKERERLQYLVGEWKTEGERLEKEVDRLQALEVERQKEREMLTLRLQEDLEAQQNEMGDIRENNNTLQQEMEKLQALLSEWEQKEQARSAERLELQQQAESYKLSLEEVTSEKEVLKGQQEEEVAALRGELTSEQEVLRGQLAAAEEEVRGHLSELSSLRTRMEELSTTITQQDSSKQVSELSSRVARLSKERDSALSKVNLWMNSCKQLEKEWEALVLETQQLQASQTPAGEESSDEAQKRSVEEVQTELKELKKALEERSEEVQVLSKTLAERSRELEVQKRSSEAELEELTEALEERSREADESMDKYCSMMVRVHKLEETNDTLKTRLERFVTQTTSSTANNASITANNASNIPSNTANNASNTASNTSNTANNASNNTPRRKLGRRSAARAQEAFIPSCPAKMDSENTVPAGQGQGSLGKRGCGALAASDNSNTPFKAQEALLNTAKRIKATATTPKPGSRQEEEEFRPEGLPELVQRGFADIPVGEASPFIMRRTAVQRCSPRLAAARHTATAPSVTPQHKVLEPLSLQSPVGMATLSDSPGGKGLCVSPAPSGEERRGRRSLSTRKTPEQREKRKEAMMTSSRQEENCQVQ